One genomic window of Cellulophaga sp. Hel_I_12 includes the following:
- a CDS encoding heavy metal translocating P-type ATPase metal-binding domain-containing protein, whose translation MHKNKCYHCGEDCSNTPILHDEKMFCCHGCKTVYDIFSANNLSYYYDLQAAAGATPKVVEGKYDFLDDATIIERLTEFNDHQLQIINLYIPHIHCSSCIWILENLNKLIPTISSSQVDFPKKTIRIHYNSELTSLKEIVILLAHIGYEPYISLDDFDNKKKAVDRSLLYKLGIAGFAFGNVMFLSFPEYFDLSSSKANGGEYWLNEYEGVFRWLMFTFSLPVVFYAGIDYFISAYKGLRSKILNIDVPIALGIVVLFIRSTLEIIFEWGPGFFDSLTGLIFFLLLGKFFQQKTYSFLSFERDYKSYFPIAVTRILEDRKEETIQVHDLKRGDRLLIRNEELIPVDGILMHGNANIDYSFVTGESEPVHKIAGDKIFAGGKQLRGAIEMEALKSVSQSYLTQLWSNSVFQDDASSKFQTLTDSIGKRFTIFVLTVAFSASLFWIFYDPSKVMNVFTAVLIIACPCAIALASPFTLGNMLRIFGKKKFYLKDTQTIEKLAQIDTAIFDKTGTLTTAKKSSVTYEGLELSKEEEALLKNTLRASNHPLSRSLYDMLAEHDIITLDEYEEHLGKGIEGYLNKSHIKVGSANFVGKTASEDIKTTTVHISSNDAYKGCFVFKNQYREGVSEVFKEMSKSLQLAILSGDNEGEKERLEALLPKLTPLYFNQKPPDKLHFIKALQDQDKKVMMVGDGLNDAGALAQSNVGIAISENVTIFSPACDGILDATKFKELYSYVLASKKAMTIIKWSFFLSLLYNSIGLYFAVTGQLQPVIAAILMPLSSISIVAFTTIATTLLGKKLR comes from the coding sequence ATGCATAAAAACAAGTGTTATCACTGTGGTGAGGATTGTTCAAATACGCCTATTTTACATGATGAGAAAATGTTCTGTTGTCATGGCTGTAAAACCGTCTATGATATTTTTTCAGCTAATAACCTATCCTATTATTATGACTTACAGGCTGCTGCAGGTGCAACTCCAAAGGTGGTTGAAGGAAAGTATGATTTTCTCGATGATGCTACTATTATTGAAAGATTAACAGAGTTTAATGATCATCAGCTTCAAATTATAAATTTATATATTCCACATATTCATTGTAGTTCCTGTATTTGGATTTTAGAAAACTTAAATAAGTTAATCCCTACTATAAGCAGTTCTCAAGTCGATTTTCCAAAAAAGACCATTCGAATTCATTATAATTCTGAGTTAACATCACTTAAAGAAATTGTTATTTTACTGGCACATATTGGCTACGAGCCGTATATTTCTTTAGATGATTTTGACAATAAGAAAAAAGCTGTTGATCGTAGTTTACTCTATAAGCTAGGGATTGCAGGCTTTGCCTTTGGCAACGTTATGTTTTTATCCTTTCCCGAGTATTTTGATCTATCGAGCAGCAAGGCCAATGGCGGAGAATATTGGCTCAACGAGTACGAAGGTGTTTTTAGATGGTTGATGTTCACCTTTTCATTACCCGTAGTGTTTTATGCCGGAATTGATTATTTTATTTCAGCGTATAAAGGTTTACGCTCCAAAATATTAAATATTGATGTTCCTATTGCCTTGGGAATTGTAGTACTTTTTATTCGTAGTACTTTAGAGATTATATTTGAATGGGGGCCTGGCTTTTTCGATAGTTTAACGGGCTTAATTTTTTTCTTACTCCTTGGAAAATTTTTTCAGCAAAAAACCTATTCTTTCCTTTCTTTTGAGCGAGACTACAAGTCGTATTTTCCGATTGCTGTTACTCGAATTTTAGAGGATCGAAAAGAAGAAACCATACAGGTTCACGACCTTAAAAGAGGCGACAGACTTTTAATCCGAAACGAGGAGTTGATCCCTGTTGATGGTATTTTAATGCATGGAAATGCCAATATTGATTACAGTTTTGTAACTGGAGAATCAGAACCAGTGCACAAAATCGCTGGTGACAAAATTTTTGCCGGTGGAAAACAACTGCGGGGTGCTATTGAAATGGAAGCTCTAAAGTCTGTTTCGCAAAGTTATTTAACCCAACTTTGGAGTAATTCAGTTTTTCAAGACGATGCCTCAAGTAAATTTCAAACACTAACAGATAGTATCGGAAAACGATTTACAATATTTGTTTTAACGGTTGCTTTTTCTGCTTCTCTTTTTTGGATTTTTTATGATCCGAGCAAGGTTATGAATGTATTTACTGCAGTTTTAATCATCGCATGTCCTTGTGCTATAGCGCTAGCTTCGCCCTTTACTTTAGGGAACATGTTGCGAATATTTGGCAAAAAGAAATTCTATTTGAAAGACACCCAAACTATTGAGAAATTAGCCCAAATTGATACGGCAATTTTTGACAAAACAGGTACTCTTACAACCGCCAAAAAAAGTAGTGTTACGTATGAAGGATTAGAGTTAAGCAAGGAAGAAGAAGCACTCTTAAAAAACACATTGAGAGCATCAAACCACCCATTAAGCAGAAGTTTATACGACATGCTTGCGGAACATGATATTATCACTCTTGACGAATATGAAGAACACCTAGGCAAAGGCATAGAAGGGTATCTCAATAAGAGCCATATAAAAGTAGGATCCGCAAATTTTGTAGGCAAGACAGCATCAGAAGATATAAAAACTACCACGGTTCACATCAGTAGCAATGATGCCTATAAAGGGTGCTTTGTTTTTAAAAATCAATATAGAGAAGGGGTTTCTGAAGTTTTTAAAGAAATGTCAAAAAGTTTACAATTGGCTATTTTATCTGGCGACAACGAAGGCGAAAAAGAGCGCTTAGAAGCCTTATTGCCAAAACTCACGCCGCTGTATTTTAATCAGAAACCACCAGATAAATTACACTTTATAAAAGCATTACAAGATCAAGACAAAAAAGTGATGATGGTCGGTGATGGCTTAAATGATGCTGGTGCTTTAGCGCAGAGTAATGTGGGCATTGCCATATCAGAAAACGTCACCATTTTTTCTCCGGCCTGTGATGGTATCCTTGATGCCACAAAATTTAAAGAATTGTACAGTTATGTTTTAGCTTCAAAAAAAGCAATGACCATTATAAAATGGAGCTTTTTTTTGTCTTTACTCTATAATAGTATAGGCTTATATTTTGCCGTTACCGGACAGTTACAACCTGTTATAGCGGCCATTTTAATGCCCTTAAGTTCTATTAGCATTGTAGCGTTTACAACTATTGCCACTACGCTATTAGGAAAAAAATTAAGATAA